Within the uncultured Bacteroides sp. genome, the region ATAGGTCCCCCAAGTAGCTACTCACAATTTGCTTCATTTATGGGAGAAGTACCTCTCAAATTGGTTAAAGATAAAAATGAGCAGATTTGTTTAAAAGATTTCTCTAGAACCATTACTTTAGACATTTTTGAGAATGGGAATATATTAGTTGTATAAAACTATCTTCTTCGAATACAAAATTAAACCATAAATCTCATTTAATATCATAAATATTTATACAACAAAATACAAAATGAAAATCGTATATATATATCATTCTTTAGCCATTGTAGGAGGAATTGAACGAGTTATAGTAGATAAAGCAAATTACTTCGCTGAGAAATATGGTCACGAAATATATATTATAACTACTGACCAAGGTAGTCACCCTGTTGTATATTCATTACACAAAAACATACAACATATAGATTTAAATATTTGTTTCCATAGAATATATAAATATCCTTTTATTAAACGTGAAATAGAACGTTTAATAAAAAACTATAAGTTCAGAATAGAACTAACAAAATTGCTAAAAGTCATAAACCCAGACTTCACCATATGCACAACAAATAATCTAAAATATTTCATAACCTCTATCACTGATAGCAGCATAAAAATAATAGAATCGCATGGAGCAAAGGAATTCAATGGAAACCAATATATATACAGAAAGAGAAATATCTTTTTTAAACTTGCAGCTGATTTTTTAGATTGGAAAATGCATTATATTATAAAAAAATATAGTGCACTAATTGTATTAACTAATAATGATTCTATATGTTGGAATAAAATCAAAAAAGCAACAGTTATACCCAACTCATTACCTTTCTATCCAGAAAAAATAAGCACTCTTAATAATAAAAAAATTATTAGCATAGGGCGTCTAGAGGAACAGAAAGGATATGATTTATTAATCCAGACATGGAAAATTGTGGTAGAAAAACATCCTGAATGGTCGTTACATATATATGGAAATGGATCTTTAAAAAACACCTTAAAAGAATTTATAAATAAAGAAGGGTTAAATGATTCATTTATCATTGAAAATCCAGTATCAGATATTTATAATAAGTATGTTGAAAGTTCGATCTATGTCATGAGTTCCCGTTATGAAGGTTTTGGTATGGTACTTATTGAAGCCATGGCTTGTGGCATTCCTGTTGTATCTTTTGATTGTCCCAATGGACCATCTGACATTATCACAGATGGAGAAGATGGGTTCCTTGTTAAAAATAAAGATATTGAAGCTTTGGCTGAAAAAATATGTTACCTAATAGAAAATGAAAACACAAGAATTGAAATGGGGAAAAAAGCACACGAAAATGTAAAACGATATATGCCTGATATTATTATGAAAAAATGGATCGATTTATTTAATTCATTAAAACAAAATAATCAAAATGTATAAAGTAACTATTGCTATCCCTGTATATAATGTGGCACCTTATATAGAACGGGCTCTTCTATCAGCATTTAACCAGTCTTTTGACAGCATTGAGTTTTTACTAATAGACGATAAAGGAAAAGACAATAGCATGGATATTGTCAAAAAGATAATAGCAATGCATCCAAGAGGTAAAGATGTTCGAATAATAGAACATCCTGAGAATATTGGAACAGGAGCTACCCGAAATAGTGGAATTGACTTTGCACAGGGAGAATATATTTTCTTCATGGACAGTGATGACGAAATTACTCCTAATTGCATTGAAACTCTCTATACTAAAATAAAAGAAAATCCAGTTGACTTCGTAGCTGCATCTTTTGACAGGATAGATTGTAAAGGTAATATTTCATATGGCTTTAACTGCGAGGATCTACTAATCAAAGGAGAACTTGAATTGGCTCAAAGGTATTATTCTGAAAGGACAAATAAGAAGGAGCTTGTTTATATTTGTACATGTAACAAGTTATACAATCTATCTTTTCTGAAAAAAAATAGAATTAGATGCATACCTCACCATTTAAATGAAGACCTGCTATTCTCATTTCAAGTTATACTAAAAGCTGAGTCTTGCAGACTTCTTCCAGAAATAACCTATCATTACTATACAATACCCGGATCTACAACAAACAAAATAGAGAAAAAAGAGACAACAAAAAAGGAGGTTTATGAATGTAAGGAAATTATTCAGTTTAAAAAGAATTATTTGAATGAGTTAAAAAATAGAACAATATATGAGACTTTACTTACTATTGTAATGAGTGATAACTTCCAGCTAACATCAATAATATATAACCAGAAGTTAAAGGAACCTATTAGTAAAGAAATGCTAAAGGAGATGCTTGCATATCCAATCTCATTTTTAACATTGAAAAGTTTTAAAAATCATAAAGCCATTAATTATCTTTTATACATCATTAGCATTATGCCATTTTCCATACAAAAATTTATGTTAATAGGTCGAAGAAAAGTGATGGATATAAAGAAAATAATAAAAAAATAGTTCATGAAAATACTCTTTTTAATTTTCCATGGATTCTCAGAATACAGTGGTATCAGCAAAAAAATACACTATCAAGTTAACGGGTTAAGAGAAGCCGGACACGAGGTAGATCTATGTTATTACACTGTTGATTCAGATGAACATCGCAGACGCATGATTAATGAGGATGTACTGGAAGATTATGGATCGGGAAAACTTGCACCTATTAAAAAACGAATTCTATATGGTTCTATTTGCCGCTATGCCATAAGAAATAAAATAGAGTTGATTTATATGCGCTCCGATCACAACGCAAATCCTTTCACTATCCATTTTATAGATAAACTCAAAAAGCATAACATCAAAACCGTGATGGAAATCCCAACCTATCCTTATGATAAGGAATACAAGGGTTTCCCTCTTAAATTTCAAATAGAACTATGGACAGACTGGTGCTTTCGTAAATATCTGGCAAAAAAAATATTTCGCATCGTTACTTTTTCTGAAGAAGATTTCATCTTCGGAGCTAAAACAATAAAAATTTCCAATGGAATTGACTTTAATCAGGTAAAACTTAAAAAAGTTCAAAAAG harbors:
- a CDS encoding glycosyltransferase family 2 protein, whose product is MYKVTIAIPVYNVAPYIERALLSAFNQSFDSIEFLLIDDKGKDNSMDIVKKIIAMHPRGKDVRIIEHPENIGTGATRNSGIDFAQGEYIFFMDSDDEITPNCIETLYTKIKENPVDFVAASFDRIDCKGNISYGFNCEDLLIKGELELAQRYYSERTNKKELVYICTCNKLYNLSFLKKNRIRCIPHHLNEDLLFSFQVILKAESCRLLPEITYHYYTIPGSTTNKIEKKETTKKEVYECKEIIQFKKNYLNELKNRTIYETLLTIVMSDNFQLTSIIYNQKLKEPISKEMLKEMLAYPISFLTLKSFKNHKAINYLLYIISIMPFSIQKFMLIGRRKVMDIKKIIKK
- a CDS encoding glycosyltransferase family 1 protein produces the protein MKILFLIFHGFSEYSGISKKIHYQVNGLREAGHEVDLCYYTVDSDEHRRRMINEDVLEDYGSGKLAPIKKRILYGSICRYAIRNKIELIYMRSDHNANPFTIHFIDKLKKHNIKTVMEIPTYPYDKEYKGFPLKFQIELWTDWCFRKYLAKKIFRIVTFSEEDFIFGAKTIKISNGIDFNQVKLKKVQKDNLSSFHLIGVAEVHSWHGFDRIIKGIGEYYQHPNKKEVYFHIVGGVGPSEMSVFKPIIEKYNIGKYIIFHGTKFGDELDILFEEANFGIASLARHRSHLTHIKTLKNREYAARGIPFIYSEIDSDFEDKPYILKATADESPIDINKIISFYDQCTFTPLEIRNSIKDLSWKIQMQKVVDEVLKNK
- a CDS encoding glycosyltransferase family 4 protein; amino-acid sequence: MKIVYIYHSLAIVGGIERVIVDKANYFAEKYGHEIYIITTDQGSHPVVYSLHKNIQHIDLNICFHRIYKYPFIKREIERLIKNYKFRIELTKLLKVINPDFTICTTNNLKYFITSITDSSIKIIESHGAKEFNGNQYIYRKRNIFFKLAADFLDWKMHYIIKKYSALIVLTNNDSICWNKIKKATVIPNSLPFYPEKISTLNNKKIISIGRLEEQKGYDLLIQTWKIVVEKHPEWSLHIYGNGSLKNTLKEFINKEGLNDSFIIENPVSDIYNKYVESSIYVMSSRYEGFGMVLIEAMACGIPVVSFDCPNGPSDIITDGEDGFLVKNKDIEALAEKICYLIENENTRIEMGKKAHENVKRYMPDIIMKKWIDLFNSLKQNNQNV